The Rhododendron vialii isolate Sample 1 chromosome 1a, ASM3025357v1 region TCACacaattgagaaatttttcagtgcggAGCGGGTATATATCATGTGGTGCCTACTTGGCACTCCCGAACCGTCCgatgcacttttggacggctcaaattaaaaccttctctctcctctcaccccacttctctctcctttttttctctccaactccgagccgtccaaaatcgcATCGGACGACTCGGATGTGCCGAGCAGGCACATGGtatccacccggcactgaaaaatttctctacAAAATGTTTGTGTGCATGTATGAGTGAAAACATGAGTGAAAATATGAGTGCGAGAGTAAAAAcgtctttgaaaaaatattttaaagtactaaaatcCGCGAGATCGAATCCGAAGCCTACATATTAGGCTTTCCAGTATTCTATATATAGTAGTAATCATAATAATGGAGAGCcaaaccacctctctctctctctctctctctctctctctctctctctctctctccttcctaaCCTTTAACACACATTTAGTATTGTTTAGCTGCTCAatgaaagtataaaaaaatataagacaTGATGGACAATCAAGGAGATGAAGCCTAATTTAAACTAATCAAAGTGAGGGTCCAATGATAGAAGCCCCATGTGATTTGATTAGGTGaggcataaaaaaaattaactaaaacaacGGCAAATTCAATGCTAGCCTTGGGCATGCATAAACAACATGACAGACAATGACCtagcaaataaataaaaaaaacacatggtagacaatgaaaaaaaattatatataactCGACAACAAACAATGACCATCTCCACAGAAAAAACAAATGCCAAACACAATCATAGTATGATGCACCTACcacaaaataaatgaataaatagtatgtatatataagcaAAAGATGGAACAAGAAAAGCTGGAGTTACATGGATGCATGTACTGTGCGGGAATTTAGGCCAAAATCCAACCAATAATACCTAAAATGCCAATGTCAGAGCCAAGATGGATCAAACAAGATCCCTAACCTAAGGAACAAAAGTTTCGACATTGTACTGGAGATCTATGATACATGACTCAGTACAAAGCGTTGGGACGAAGGCTATCGAGGGCTCGGACCTGTTTATTCTCACTATATGCCGACTTCACTTTATATTATATAAGAAAGTACACAAAAGATACGGTAAGTTTAAATGGAGTATATAATAAGTGAATGATGCGGAAGGATTGGACGTCCCAAACTCTATATTCCACGTGTCTAAGTGTCCGACACAGGAACTTGATATTTCTTTTGGAAGCGTCGATGTAACATAGCTCGAGATTACATTGGCAATGGCCGAAACCTATAGATACCAAGTCACCAACAAGAAGGACAGACTACATGATTTCTGAAATTTGAGTCTAGCTCAATCAATAAACTACCTGTTTTGTGCTGGTAAACATGCAAAAACTAATTTGAGAAAGGtattaatatttaaaaagcAACTTTCCAACACTACAAGGTGCTTTTAGAAGATCTTAACGGGTTACCTTAAGTTGGCAGTTAAAAACTGTGATGAATTTAAGATGCTTTCCCAGGAATAGAATCCCAGGAACTCTTAACTGACAAAACTTAGGACTCGTGCAATATTCTGCTTGGAGTATCTAATACAATACTTCAACAGAAACGAGCTTGAAAAGGTCTAGCTAACAACGGTATGACGAAATTCAGTGTACATGCGAACAGGAGGAACGCGTTAACTCTATAACCAGAGGACTAGAGATACCATGTGGTTATTAGTGTTCGCAGTAGTTCACTATAATAAGTGAGAATTTTCAACAGAACAAGATTGTATCGGTGACAAGATTAGCACGTACTAAAAAACACTGTCCAAATATCTACCTCAAACTACAGGATCGTTAGTGTATAACAGTAACCGAGTAAAACATAATCGAAACAAAAGAAATCCATTAAAACTTCTTTTCTATTTCTGACTTTACGTTGTTGTAAAGTGTACAGAAAATAGCCCCCAATCCAATTAGAAACAGCACTTAAACATAACATTCGACATTCCAGTCACTAAAAAGGTCTGGTTCAGTGACAACTAGCATAAAGGGAAATCACAATTCACAGACAATAAGTttccaaagaaacaaaaaatgagaCACTACGCAGTAAGTTAAAAGACTTAATAGGCACCTTCTTCGAAATGAAAGAGGTAAGCGAATCCATAGCCGAGATTCTGCTCCTCAGCACTTCCATGCTGAAGCTGAGATGAGCTCCTTTCTCTGCCAGCAGAGAACAAGCGAAGACTGTCTCCTCTCAATGTGAAATCCCCTAACCGGAGTCCTCTTCACCACACACTCAGCTTGTGACTCCGTGAAATTACTGAATGTCAATGGCGAAAACCCAGATGACAAAAAGAGGCCCCTCCAGTTCGGTGTCTTTTCCGGCGAACTAAACCGACCCGTTATGATTTTCACCATATCCGGTTGGATCAAGAACCTCTCAATCTTTTGCAAGGCATCTGTGTTCACATTCACAGCATTAAGAGATTCCAGTAGGCTTGTATAAGTCTGAAGTGTGTGAATCACGTGGTTTGGAAATGGAAGATCAGTTCGATCACAGCTTCTATCCATCGAAACCACAATTTTCGGCGACAATTGCTTAACAAAGCGGAGGATCACAGGGAGGGACATTTGGTAATTGGAAAATGAACCAACTGGGAGATTAACTGCAACTGCCTCATTTTCAGAGACATGAATTGGAAATGACCACGAACCCGAGTTCAACGAATCAAGATTCATAATATCAAACTCAAATGCCATTTTCATTTCACAAGCAAAATGGTTCAAGTTTTCTGCAGTGAGACCAAGCTCGAGTTGATCATGGGTTGAGGGAGATGCAAACGCGGTGATTTTCAGAGACAAAGCTCCGGTATTCCTCATCGAAAGCTCGTGCATTAGCGAAGCCCACTGCCCACCGTACCCAATATCGAAATCTATAACATGAATCCGGTCATACCCATCTAAAGCCTCAAGCAGGGCTTGGTTGCAAGTAAAATTGGAAAACTGGATTATGGGTGAGATCTCAGAGAAAGATTTATAAGCACCGATTTTGAGAATGAGATTAAACGGCGACGACAAATTAGGTGGTGGGTGGTGGTTATCCGTGTGGAGGAGCAACTGAAGAAGGGCTTCTTTACAGAAGAAAGCAGCCCTCTGAAAAGGCTTACCCATGGGAGAGAGCTGATGATTGAGCCGCGCCAATATCGCTTGCGCCGCGAGTGGTGGTGGGTTCCCGGCAGAGACCAGCTCCGCCGCCGTGTACAGCTGGTCAATTATCCCCTGCTGCAGCTCCTCCGCCGCGGTTTTCGGCTTCGGTTGTCCCATCGGATGAGGCCTCTGGTTCAGATAGTGAGGATGCAGTTGAAGCATTGAATCAGAAGGGTTATTCCTTTTCGCGGTCGGTGGGAGGATATAGTGGTGTTCTtgatttggaaattgtaatGGCTCGAAAAAAGATGGGTTTTGTGTGATTTGAGATTGGTTGACCAGTAAGGGGGGATTGAAAATCTGTGGCTTCAAATCTTGGGATTCAAGTTGTGGGTTGAAGGCATTTGGAGAAAGgttagggtttctagggttcGAGAGCTTGTAATTTGGGTGGTGATTTGATTGGTTGTTATAAGGAAACCCTGGAGTGGGGTTAATAAAGCTACCCATCAAGTTTGCACCAACTGGATCTAATTCCAACCCATAGTCTTGATTTGATCCATTAAAGCCTCCATTGAACTCGAATTCCGCCGCCGTAGGTTGTAACAACTTGTTTAGACCCATAGAGGGGTCGTCCAAGTCTCCCATGATCCAACGGATAATGGACTGCTCTTGCTCTTGGCTCTCCCAATCCTCCATACCCATGCCGCATTTCTCCGCCCCTGCGCCGCCGCCGACGGCGGCGGTGGCGGTTGCTGTGCCGCTCCCTATCTGAAGCGCGGTTGTAGAGCCGCCGCCGAAAGAAGAGGACAGGGTGGAAGTAGAAGTGGGGCTTCCGATGGAATCCAGGACAGAGGTAGGCTCCCTACCAAAACACCAATTACCTTGTGTTTTGTAGTTCCACTTTTGCAGAAATGAAGATGAAGATTCAAAcaaaggaggagaagaagaagaagaagggtctGACACAATTTCTAAGACCCCATTACCATCAAAATCAAAGGGTAAGGGCATCCCTTCATTTAACAACAACACAAGTTAAAGCCCTCAAATTTCTCGAGAAAGCCcggaagaagggaaaaaaacaaaaattatgggtAAAGAAATTCCAAATCAAAGCTAACTAGAGACTAGAGAGTATGAGCTTGGTTGACCGGAATGAAAAAACTACAGGGACCGAAAGACTGGTTGAAAAGAAGGAACAAGGAACCCACTTCCCCCTTTCGATTCACCACCCACAAGGAACTGCAAATCTTGGGCATACAGttacatacatatataattgtatcgatgtatgtatgtatgtagaAGTATGCGTTTTTCACTCAAtcttgggttgggttgggttgggttgtgggtggtggtggagttgtgtTTGTGATTATGATTGATCTCTCCTCCTTTTCTCCTCCTGTCCTTGTAGTAGAAGTACTGTGTGTgtcttccttctcttttctGCCAATGGATGCGTACAATATAAAAAAGTGGTAAAGtgcctgcctctctctctctctctctctctctctctctctctctctgtttattttattttcttttctttctttcatgttttcttttcttatttttgggcGAAAATTACACTAACCTTCCTAACAAATACACTGATCTCCCTTATGGTTCTGAAAATTATATTGTTACCTTCCTAGTGAATCCAAAAAGCTCGTCCGAATGTCATATTTGGATTTTACGTTCTCTAGTTCATTTCctaaaatgcattctgcacaaCTAATTTCATAATTAGCTGATCATCAcgtgaaatataaaaatacatagtGCATCAACCAAACAagtcaaaaatagaaaaatatatcAGCGACCGTCAGCTTGTCTCAAGACTACCTCCTCGAATGATCCTTTACCAGCCATAGAATGGCCATGGCCTGCTCTCAAGATCTGGGAAGTGGTTGAACATTTGCATAGCATGGTCTGCCTCGCAGAGAATTCGCGCATTTGTCCGCAAAGCAGGCATCGGATGAGGAAGGCCTCTTGTCCTTGTTGCCTAAGTTGAAGTAAGAAGAGGACCAGTGGGGGCGTGTAGCACTTCATACGCAAATAGTAATTCATAAGGAAGCCCCCGGCAACATCTAGAACTCCACCGAGCTATGCCCACAAATAATCTTTCAACAACCCAGCCCGAGGAGGTTCTCTTACATAAAATACGGGCAACATTGGACTAGGGCAACGAATCAGCCCAGCCAGGCCAGCCTCGATACAtaaagaagataaaaagaacAATCAGCCCTTAGGCAAACAACAAATACATGTGAGAATTAATATGCCATTAGTATGCATGTTAATAATTAACGTGAGAGGGGATCGGAGAACATATGATAGGGAATGAGAAAGCCCTTCCTTTATCTTTAATCTTTATATTACAACAAGAATATTATTTCATGCTTCATTGCGCGCAAGAGGAGATAGATTTCTTTTAGTTTGTCTAGGGTTGCTCGCAAACAGTATATTTTACTTTAATTGAGTCATATAAGTATAATGTTTGATGTTATTAATTTCAAAATGTTTGATAGATTGTGGTCTtaatataataatatttatacctatatagtataaatattCGAGCATCTGGTGCTGTACTGTGAAGCATTGCCATATTAGAGATTTTTAGTAGACCCTTGGAAAACTGAATGTCAAATATTTTGTCAAATATTTCGAAAGGATCTGTGATCCATTAGATGCCAGTTTTCTTGGTCATAGGCCGGTTCTTCTAATGGCCTTCACGAAGTATCAATTCTGCTAGTGCAGTGTGTGTTATATCTTGATGGAAGAAATTAGGTAGTCTTTCGTTGTAATTTGTTTATCTGTTGGCTGGGATGCACATGTTTTCAAATTTCTATAACTTTGGTTGAATTCCTTGTAAGTGCCACTGGGCCTTTAATGATATGTGATTGCcagttctaaaaaaatatatatatttcgaaaggatttgatttcttttcttaAGTTCCAGCGGATATTCAAATATCTTGCCTCTAgagtttttacctttttttattatcggcaaaagataaattttattaaaaacggggAAAGGGGAAGGGGATCCAATAAACTGTTGGATAAAACACCACAACGACCCAAATGTCTACCAGGGTCCACAACATATAATATACTAAAGTTCGACCCAATacccaaataaaacaataaagcCCAAACACTCAAAACCGGTCCAACCCTAGACCAGCACACCCAAATCATCCCACAAACCCTCACTACACTGGCAACCACCGCCGTACAAACCGCTGGAGCCCAGCCTCGCCGTTATGCAAAGCCAGCCTCTCCTGGATGTAGAGACTAGCGGTAGGAACCAGTCTATGACAGTGAAAGCCGAGGCAATCAGGGGTTGGGGGCCAACCACCGCCACTACCTACAAAAACTCCGAGCAATCCCCTGTAACAAACAATTTTCATCCA contains the following coding sequences:
- the LOC131325145 gene encoding scarecrow-like protein 6: MPLPFDFDGNGVLEIVSDPSSSSSPPLFESSSSFLQKWNYKTQGNWCFGREPTSVLDSIGSPTSTSTLSSSFGGGSTTALQIGSGTATATAAVGGGAGAEKCGMGMEDWESQEQEQSIIRWIMGDLDDPSMGLNKLLQPTAAEFEFNGGFNGSNQDYGLELDPVGANLMGSFINPTPGFPYNNQSNHHPNYKLSNPRNPNLSPNAFNPQLESQDLKPQIFNPPLLVNQSQITQNPSFFEPLQFPNQEHHYILPPTAKRNNPSDSMLQLHPHYLNQRPHPMGQPKPKTAAEELQQGIIDQLYTAAELVSAGNPPPLAAQAILARLNHQLSPMGKPFQRAAFFCKEALLQLLLHTDNHHPPPNLSSPFNLILKIGAYKSFSEISPIIQFSNFTCNQALLEALDGYDRIHVIDFDIGYGGQWASLMHELSMRNTGALSLKITAFASPSTHDQLELGLTAENLNHFACEMKMAFEFDIMNLDSLNSGSWSFPIHVSENEAVAVNLPVGSFSNYQMSLPVILRFVKQLSPKIVVSMDRSCDRTDLPFPNHVIHTLQTYTSLLESLNAVNVNTDALQKIERFLIQPDMVKIITGRFSSPEKTPNWRGLFLSSGFSPLTFSNFTESQAECVVKRTPVRGFHIERRQSSLVLCWQRKELISASAWKC